One window of Helicobacter winghamensis ATCC BAA-430 genomic DNA carries:
- a CDS encoding O-acetylhomoserine aminocarboxypropyltransferase/cysteine synthase family protein: protein MTTKNYQQETLALHADYTFDTQRTLSVPIYQNTAYSFESLEQAAARFALQELGNIYSRLANPTLNVLGNRLAAVEGGAFGVPTASGTAAIFYALVNLAQNGDNIVYSNKIYGGTQTLIAHTLKRFGIEARAFDIDNIEKSLEKVINEKTKVIFFESLSNPQIAIADVEKITKIAKKYGIITLCDNTVATAFLHKPFNFGVDLVVYSLSKYINGQGNALGGVVIERKGLNSLIVDNPRYAPFNVPDESYHGLVYASLAESLPIFSIRLITEWLRNIGATLSPQNAWLIIQGLETLELRIKKHSQNALEVARFLQSHPKVKAVFYPSLENNPYHSLLQKYFKDSQASGLLSFEVESYEKAKSVCNALEIFEIVANIGDSKSLVIHPASTTHSQLNENELKSAGITPCTIRLSIGLESPQDLITDLKQALEK, encoded by the coding sequence ATGACAACAAAAAATTATCAACAAGAAACTCTAGCACTACACGCTGACTATACCTTTGATACACAACGCACTTTAAGCGTGCCAATTTATCAAAACACTGCATATAGCTTTGAAAGTTTAGAGCAAGCAGCAGCTAGATTTGCGCTTCAAGAGCTTGGGAATATCTACTCTAGACTAGCAAATCCCACGCTTAATGTTTTAGGCAATAGGCTTGCAGCAGTTGAGGGTGGGGCTTTTGGAGTCCCAACTGCAAGTGGAACAGCAGCGATTTTTTACGCGCTTGTAAATCTAGCACAAAATGGCGATAATATTGTGTATTCTAATAAAATCTATGGTGGAACACAAACGCTTATTGCACACACTCTAAAACGCTTTGGGATTGAAGCTAGGGCGTTTGATATAGATAATATAGAAAAATCTTTAGAAAAAGTGATTAATGAAAAAACTAAGGTAATTTTCTTTGAGAGTCTATCAAATCCACAAATTGCAATCGCTGATGTGGAGAAAATCACAAAAATTGCTAAAAAATATGGAATCATAACGCTTTGTGATAACACGGTGGCAACGGCATTTTTACACAAGCCTTTTAACTTTGGCGTGGATCTTGTGGTGTATAGCCTTAGCAAATACATTAATGGGCAAGGAAACGCACTTGGCGGAGTTGTGATTGAGCGCAAAGGCTTAAATAGCTTGATTGTGGATAATCCACGCTATGCACCTTTTAATGTGCCTGATGAGAGTTATCACGGCTTGGTGTATGCGTCTTTAGCAGAATCTTTACCGATTTTTAGTATCCGTTTAATTACAGAGTGGCTAAGAAATATCGGTGCGACACTCTCCCCACAAAATGCTTGGCTTATTATTCAAGGCTTAGAAACACTAGAGTTGCGCATTAAAAAGCATAGTCAAAATGCCTTAGAAGTAGCGCGATTCTTGCAATCTCACCCAAAAGTTAAAGCAGTGTTTTATCCTAGCTTAGAAAACAATCCTTACCATTCATTGCTTCAAAAATATTTTAAAGACTCTCAAGCTAGCGGACTTTTGAGCTTTGAAGTGGAGAGCTATGAGAAGGCAAAAAGTGTTTGTAACGCACTAGAGATTTTTGAGATAGTCGCAAATATCGGAGATTCTAAATCGCTTGTGATTCACCCAGCTTCTACAACACATTCGCAATTAAATGAAAATGAATTAAAATCTGCTGGAATCACGCCTTGCACAATTCGCTTAAGTATCGGATTAGAATCACCACAAGATTTAATTACAGATTTAAAACAAGCATTAGAAAAATAA
- a CDS encoding homoserine O-succinyltransferase → MPLVISEEIPAFKLLKEHAFIMGCNRAKTQDIRPLEVLIFNLMPTKIQTENQILSLLANSPLQVNITLLSTSSYIGKNTPKSHLDRFYVNFSEIQGKKFDGAIVTGAPIEHLEFKSVKYWGELVLIMEFLKTHCTSTLYLCWGAMAGLYHFHNIQKIALDSKLFGVFEHFCVQQDLILNGLDELIRIPHSRHSGINENQVRKNKNLKILLEGKESGITALKDEKDFFILGHPEYSKDTLDLEYKRDLQKGLEITKPKNYYNAESKPVFSWRSSASVLFANWLNFSVYQDTPFILQ, encoded by the coding sequence ATGCCACTTGTTATTTCAGAAGAGATTCCAGCTTTTAAACTGCTAAAAGAACACGCTTTTATTATGGGCTGCAATCGCGCAAAAACGCAAGATATTCGCCCCTTAGAAGTGCTAATTTTTAATCTAATGCCAACAAAGATTCAAACAGAAAATCAGATTCTCTCTTTACTTGCAAACTCCCCTTTGCAGGTAAATATTACTTTGCTATCCACTTCTAGCTATATTGGCAAAAACACTCCAAAATCGCATTTAGACAGGTTTTATGTCAATTTTAGTGAGATTCAAGGCAAGAAATTTGATGGCGCGATTGTTACAGGCGCACCTATTGAGCATTTAGAGTTTAAGAGTGTGAAATATTGGGGCGAGCTTGTGCTAATAATGGAGTTTTTAAAAACGCATTGCACAAGCACGCTGTATCTGTGCTGGGGAGCAATGGCTGGGCTATATCACTTCCATAACATTCAAAAAATTGCTTTAGATTCCAAACTTTTTGGAGTGTTTGAGCATTTTTGCGTGCAACAAGATTTAATCTTAAATGGGCTTGATGAGCTTATTAGGATTCCACATTCTAGGCATTCTGGCATTAATGAAAATCAAGTTAGGAAAAATAAGAATCTAAAAATCTTGCTTGAAGGAAAAGAGAGTGGGATTACTGCATTAAAAGATGAAAAAGACTTTTTTATCCTAGGACACCCAGAGTATTCTAAAGATACACTAGATTTAGAATACAAGCGCGATTTGCAAAAGGGCTTAGAGATTACCAAGCCAAAAAACTACTATAATGCAGAATCTAAACCTGTTTTTTCGTGGCGTTCAAGTGCTAGCGTACTGTTTGCTAACTGGCTTAACTTCTCTGTATATCAAGACACGCCTTTTATTTTGCAATAG
- the flgG gene encoding flagellar basal-body rod protein FlgG: MMRALYTATTGMLGQQLQIDVTSNNISNVNTFGYRKERAEFADLFHQVLQYAGSSTSETTLSPTGIEVGLGVRPTAVQKIFSQGNFKETEQNLDVAITGNGFFQIELPDGTIAYTRDGSFKRDDEGNVVNAQGYLLVPNITIPDDATQINIGKDGTVTVVQGNETEVNQLGQIETVNFINPAGLHALGDNLYLNTNASGDPIVGTPGLNGFGQLAQGFVETSNVKLVEEMTDLIVGQRAYEANSKSIQTADSMLQIVNQLKRN; the protein is encoded by the coding sequence ATGATGCGCGCACTTTATACAGCAACAACAGGAATGTTAGGACAACAATTACAAATTGATGTAACTTCAAACAATATCTCAAATGTAAATACCTTTGGTTATAGAAAAGAAAGAGCGGAGTTTGCGGACTTGTTCCATCAAGTGTTGCAATATGCAGGTTCTAGCACAAGTGAAACAACGCTAAGCCCAACGGGGATTGAAGTGGGGCTAGGTGTGCGACCAACAGCGGTGCAAAAGATTTTCTCGCAAGGGAATTTTAAAGAAACAGAGCAGAATCTTGATGTGGCAATTACAGGGAATGGGTTTTTTCAAATTGAATTGCCTGATGGCACGATTGCTTACACACGCGATGGTTCGTTTAAGCGTGATGATGAAGGGAATGTAGTGAATGCGCAAGGTTATTTGCTAGTGCCAAATATCACAATCCCAGATGATGCCACACAGATTAATATTGGGAAAGACGGCACCGTAACTGTTGTGCAAGGCAATGAAACAGAAGTCAATCAACTTGGGCAGATTGAAACGGTGAATTTTATTAACCCAGCAGGTTTGCACGCACTAGGAGATAATCTCTATCTTAACACAAACGCTTCAGGCGATCCAATTGTAGGCACTCCGGGGTTAAATGGCTTTGGGCAATTAGCGCAAGGATTTGTAGAAACAAGTAATGTGAAGCTTGTTGAAGAAATGACAGATTTGATTGTTGGACAAAGGGCGTATGAAGCAAACTCTAAATCTATTCAAACTGCAGATTCTATGCTTCAAATTGTTAATCAGCTCAAGCGTAATTAA
- a CDS encoding flagellar hook-basal body protein, with amino-acid sequence MQGGYYNSVGGMVTQINRLDVIANNIANANTTGFKRDDVVIGDFMRLYEQHKEFLPIDEQTKDAAQFYNRSLNRVPQIVEEYTDNKVGGMMITDNTFDFALSKENMYFMVETPDGIRYTRDGSFVLNEQGRLVTKEGYPVLPREYLDAPQYIEFIDGFQVEVDSNGNIYTRDLNNEGISEMALMANIGVVSFENPKYLKKIGDNLYSYPQERTDEREALERSGAVRQGFLEKSNINVVQEMTGLIETNRLVEAYSKVLKTHMDELNTEAITKLAAKA; translated from the coding sequence ATGCAAGGTGGATATTACAACTCCGTAGGCGGTATGGTTACGCAAATTAACCGCCTAGATGTTATTGCAAACAATATCGCAAATGCTAACACAACAGGCTTTAAACGCGATGATGTTGTGATTGGTGATTTTATGCGCTTATATGAACAGCACAAAGAGTTTTTGCCTATTGATGAGCAAACAAAAGACGCAGCGCAGTTTTATAACCGCTCTTTAAACCGCGTTCCACAAATTGTAGAAGAATACACAGACAATAAAGTGGGCGGAATGATGATTACAGATAATACATTTGACTTTGCTTTGAGTAAAGAAAATATGTATTTTATGGTAGAGACACCTGATGGAATCCGCTACACGCGTGATGGCTCCTTTGTGCTAAATGAGCAAGGCAGGCTTGTTACTAAAGAAGGTTATCCCGTGCTTCCGCGCGAATACTTAGACGCTCCACAATATATTGAATTTATTGATGGATTCCAAGTAGAAGTGGATAGCAATGGCAACATTTATACAAGGGATTTAAATAACGAAGGCATTAGTGAAATGGCATTAATGGCAAATATCGGCGTGGTGTCTTTTGAAAATCCAAAATATCTTAAAAAAATCGGCGATAATCTCTACTCTTACCCGCAAGAACGCACAGATGAACGCGAAGCACTAGAGCGAAGCGGGGCAGTCCGCCAAGGGTTTTTAGAAAAAAGCAATATTAATGTTGTCCAAGAGATGACAGGACTGATTGAAACAAATCGCTTAGTAGAAGCTTATTCTAAGGTGTTAAAAACGCATATGGATGAGCTAAACACAGAAGCAATCACAAAACTAGCAGCAAAAGCATAA
- a CDS encoding flagellin B yields MAFQVNTNVNALNAHAQSTFTQTSLSSSLQKLSSGLRINSAKDDASGMAIADSLRSQANALGQAIRNTNDGMGIIQIADKAMDEQVKILDTIKTKATQAAQDGQTTQTRTAIQADINRLIESLDNIAATTSYNGLSLLAGGFTNKEFQVGAYSNQTIRTSIGATSSDKIGHVRNETIRFSAGTALGEITMKFVGQRDGKDITLESVKISHSAGTGLGALAEVINKNSDNLGGIRAEATVQSIGADSIAEGDIVSLTINGVRIGDITGVQKNDADGRLIQAINSRKEETGVEASLSEDGKLILTSTDGRAITVSGASGSDIIGDGFSTTNIGSLTLTKLGASDMKVSGGAFFSDTSIAQTTTSLRETKGVFGADVKSAIGANANLGNTFVGQAGDALGGGVTTLKGAMLVMDIAESAIKQLDAIRSDLGSVQQQMQSTINNITITQVNVKSAESGIREVDFASESANYSNLNILAQAGSYALSQSNATQQNILRLLQ; encoded by the coding sequence ATGGCATTTCAAGTCAATACCAATGTTAATGCGTTAAACGCACACGCTCAAAGCACTTTTACACAAACTAGTCTTTCTAGTTCATTGCAAAAGTTAAGTTCAGGGTTAAGAATCAACTCTGCAAAAGATGACGCATCAGGAATGGCGATTGCTGATAGCTTACGCTCTCAAGCAAACGCACTAGGACAAGCGATTAGAAACACAAACGATGGTATGGGAATTATCCAAATTGCAGATAAAGCAATGGACGAGCAAGTTAAAATCCTAGATACTATTAAAACTAAAGCAACTCAAGCTGCTCAAGATGGTCAAACAACACAAACAAGAACAGCAATCCAGGCTGACATTAACCGCTTGATTGAATCTTTGGATAATATTGCGGCAACTACAAGTTACAATGGCTTAAGCTTGCTTGCTGGTGGATTTACAAACAAAGAATTCCAAGTAGGTGCTTATTCTAACCAAACAATTAGAACAAGTATTGGTGCGACAAGCTCTGATAAAATCGGGCATGTGAGAAATGAGACAATCAGATTCTCAGCAGGAACAGCTTTGGGTGAAATCACAATGAAATTTGTTGGACAAAGAGATGGAAAAGACATTACTCTTGAATCTGTAAAAATCTCTCATTCAGCTGGAACAGGACTTGGTGCATTAGCAGAAGTTATTAATAAAAACTCTGATAATCTAGGTGGAATCCGCGCAGAAGCAACTGTGCAAAGTATTGGTGCGGATTCTATTGCTGAGGGAGACATTGTAAGTTTAACTATCAATGGTGTAAGAATTGGTGATATTACAGGTGTCCAGAAAAATGACGCAGATGGAAGACTTATTCAAGCTATCAATTCAAGAAAAGAAGAAACAGGTGTCGAAGCATCTCTCTCTGAAGATGGTAAGCTAATCCTAACTTCAACAGATGGTAGAGCGATTACAGTTTCAGGTGCGTCAGGATCAGACATTATTGGAGATGGTTTCTCAACAACAAATATTGGTTCTTTAACTCTAACCAAGCTTGGTGCAAGCGATATGAAAGTTTCTGGTGGCGCATTCTTTAGTGATACTTCAATTGCACAAACTACTACATCTCTAAGAGAAACAAAAGGCGTCTTTGGTGCGGATGTTAAATCAGCTATTGGAGCAAACGCAAATTTAGGAAATACATTTGTTGGACAAGCTGGAGATGCACTAGGTGGTGGTGTAACAACGCTTAAAGGCGCGATGCTAGTAATGGATATCGCAGAATCCGCAATCAAGCAACTAGATGCTATCCGTTCAGACTTGGGTTCTGTGCAACAACAAATGCAATCAACAATCAACAACATCACAATCACTCAAGTGAATGTGAAGTCAGCAGAATCTGGTATTAGAGAAGTGGATTTTGCAAGTGAATCTGCAAACTACTCTAACCTAAACATTCTAGCTCAAGCTGGTAGCTATGCGTTAAGTCAATCAAACGCAACACAACAAAATATCTTAAGACTACTTCAGTAG